GTTATACTACCGAAGTCAGTTGATTAGTCGACAGGATATCGCGGGGTAGAGCAGTCTGGTAGCTCGTCGGGCTCATAACCCGGAGGTCATAGGTTCAAATCCTATCCCCGCAACCATTCTTTTGGCGGAGTAGCTCAGCTGGCAGAGCAAGCGGTTCATACCCGCTGTGTCGTTGGTTCGATTCCGACTTCCGCCACCATTGTCAATAAAAACCACCGGGCAATGCGCTTCGGCGGTTTTTTTATGTACCTACGCTGCTTTTTTCAAAACAGAGGAAAAATCTCAGCCCTACTAGAAATAAGTTCACAATGAACAGGAAGGGCGGCGGCAGCATGAATAAATTAGACTGTTATATTCTCAATGACTCGGCAGAGCAGCACAGCCATGCTTATGCGCAGATTTTTCTGCCGCTGACCGGCTTCCTGGAACTGCATTGCAAGGATGCCGATTATACCATTCTGCCCAATGAGCTTGGTTTCATTCCACCCGATACCGTGCATCGCTGCCTGTGCAAGAATCAATTACTGACCATCAATATCCCCAACGATATGATCAAGAAGGAAGATATGCAGATCTTATCCAATCAGATTGTGTTTCCCATCAAAGGTCCGCTGATCCCGCTGATTGAGTTGATCAGGGCAGAAATCTCCGGCGGGAAAAACGATAACTCGGTTCGCTATCTTTTCTACTATCTTTATGACAAATTGATTGAAAACCACCGCACCAACTCCATCCGCTATATTCAGGAACATTTCGAAGAAGCCATTAGCGTAGCGGAGCTGGCGAAAATGGAAAACTATAATATCTCTTACTTCAATGAATGGTTCAAACGCCAGACCGGCTGCACACCGGCGAATTACCTGAAACGAGTGAGGATCGAGAAAGCAAAAGAGCTGATTGTCTCCACCGATTATACAATGATGGAAATTGCGCTGCAGGTGGGCTATCATAGCCATGCGGCGTTCAGCAGGGCTTTCAGCAAGACTACCGGGCTTTCACCGGCGCAATATCGCGCCGAACGTTGAAACCGGTCCAGGATCCAACACAACCGCCCCGGGGAGCTGAGTAATCGCGCTCTTTGGGGCGGTCGTTTTTTTGAATTACTTTAGAGTTTGCACCAGTCATGCAGATATTGCTCTTTGCTTAAGGCGGGTTGGAAGCGTTCTTTGACAAATCGCGCTTTCTCCGCCCCATCCGCCAACAGATCAATCAGCGTGCAAACCATCACTTTGGCAGCATCCAGTACGGCATAATCCGGACGAACGATATCAAAATCCACGCCGTGGAAGGTGCCTTTGGCGCCGCCGGTGTTGAAAGCCAGGGTGGGCAGCAGGTTCGCCACATCATAGGTATCAGTGGATGCGCCGAAACCGTCGCGCTCACAGTGGTCAGCACCGAAAATCTCTTTCAGATTTTCAAAGCCCAAATCTTTCAACTCCTGCGATTCATAGGGGCACATATAGCCGGGGATCTGGGTGATCTCACACTTGGCGCCAATCACGTAGCCGCCAGCCAGAAAAGCGCGGTCGACTTTTTCGGAAGCATCGAGAATTGCCGGCATGTTCTGCCCACGCACATAGGTTTCAATCCGCACATCGGCCGGGATGACATTGACGAGATTGCCGCCTTTGGTGATGATGGGATGCAC
Above is a window of Negativicutes bacterium DNA encoding:
- a CDS encoding AraC family transcriptional regulator — protein: MNKLDCYILNDSAEQHSHAYAQIFLPLTGFLELHCKDADYTILPNELGFIPPDTVHRCLCKNQLLTINIPNDMIKKEDMQILSNQIVFPIKGPLIPLIELIRAEISGGKNDNSVRYLFYYLYDKLIENHRTNSIRYIQEHFEEAISVAELAKMENYNISYFNEWFKRQTGCTPANYLKRVRIEKAKELIVSTDYTMMEIALQVGYHSHAAFSRAFSKTTGLSPAQYRAER